Proteins from a genomic interval of Chroococcidiopsis thermalis PCC 7203:
- a CDS encoding TonB-dependent receptor domain-containing protein, producing the protein MRSVKVGWKAIAFWVGLAAVMPLWIEPVFAQVKTIEELPPVSFSAKELLAQEQENSTITQVTGVKLNPTTQGLQVILVTPSGQKLQPLISQSENNLALDIPNAVLALPDRQEFTATNPTAEIAQVTVKPLNASSIRVTITGSKQAPNAEVVPSQQDLVLSVTPQATAQTEESEMEVVVTATRTEERVEDLPRTVTVINREEIEAQATGNNSLQDILNYTVPGYGAPDYTDRFNANLRGRTPQILVDGVPLGSNVSNITGLTSIDPNTVERIEVVNGATGIYGAGGSGGVVNIITRQPIEGFKSTARLGVSAALGNLEGDSFAYELGYGIAGTEGIFDYNLNLATQFNNQFYDPQGDIIRQENSTFAGSERLNLLGKLGIALGEEQRLQFSVNHASDRREINYITDPTTREIPGRQKIQALRVNQDYVDSRDPGNQNTIASVAYDNRAFLGNNRLQAQFSYLKIRENTLAFDDRGAEDAFFERVARFMTEGEVFNSNLQLETSLFQSAKLLVGADYKHEDNRSSYLFFNSEVYDASGGNILQVSDEFAEPSFDLSQLGLFAQIKWDVTDNFSVLGGIRQEFAQLNVGDYTTFEGNNIQGGNPSFDATVFNIGANFKATDNISLFANFSQGFSIPGFFVLNNLPDGSSVDRSLEDIQPQIVDSYEIGVRGQWQNLQAYLAAFYSSSELGSFFQEVAEDVFETIRAPERRYGIEAAVDWQVAETWKLGVGGNWTEGEFEDENGEFIAADSISVNPWKLTAYVEHQTTPNWRNRLQILYSGDRDRGFESGLDQGSVDDYATLDLISTLSLGEGTLSLSVENLLNEEYSAFPTQSLTAPDEDIALERGRRVSLTYSISW; encoded by the coding sequence ATGAGGAGTGTGAAGGTGGGATGGAAAGCGATCGCTTTTTGGGTTGGTTTAGCTGCTGTGATGCCGTTATGGATAGAACCTGTTTTTGCTCAAGTAAAAACGATTGAAGAATTACCACCTGTTTCTTTCAGTGCCAAGGAACTTTTGGCTCAAGAGCAAGAAAATAGTACGATAACTCAAGTTACAGGAGTGAAACTCAATCCCACTACACAAGGGTTACAAGTTATTCTCGTCACCCCTTCAGGGCAAAAATTGCAACCATTAATTTCGCAATCTGAAAATAATTTAGCGCTTGACATACCAAATGCAGTCTTGGCTCTACCAGATCGACAAGAATTCACCGCAACTAATCCCACCGCAGAGATTGCACAAGTAACAGTCAAACCTTTGAATGCTAGTAGCATTCGAGTAACCATCACAGGAAGCAAACAAGCACCAAATGCCGAGGTAGTCCCTAGTCAGCAAGATTTGGTGTTGAGCGTTACTCCACAAGCAACTGCTCAAACCGAAGAATCAGAAATGGAAGTTGTCGTTACTGCTACTCGCACGGAAGAACGAGTTGAAGATTTACCGCGTACAGTAACAGTAATTAACCGAGAAGAGATTGAAGCACAAGCTACAGGAAATAACAGTTTACAGGACATCCTCAACTATACCGTTCCAGGGTACGGCGCACCTGATTATACAGATCGATTTAATGCTAATTTAAGAGGTCGAACTCCGCAGATTTTAGTGGATGGAGTGCCTCTAGGTTCTAATGTTTCTAACATCACAGGATTGACCAGCATCGATCCTAACACTGTCGAACGAATTGAAGTGGTCAATGGTGCGACGGGAATTTATGGTGCTGGTGGTAGTGGCGGTGTCGTGAATATTATTACTCGCCAACCAATCGAAGGATTTAAATCGACAGCTAGATTAGGTGTTTCTGCTGCTTTAGGAAATTTAGAAGGAGATAGCTTTGCTTACGAGTTGGGTTATGGCATTGCTGGCACAGAAGGTATTTTTGACTACAACTTGAATTTGGCAACCCAATTTAACAATCAATTTTACGACCCACAAGGCGATATTATTCGCCAAGAAAATTCTACTTTTGCAGGTTCAGAACGTCTGAATCTTTTAGGTAAGTTGGGGATCGCTTTAGGAGAAGAACAACGTTTACAGTTCTCTGTTAATCATGCCAGCGATCGCCGAGAAATTAATTACATTACCGATCCGACTACTAGAGAGATTCCAGGTAGACAAAAAATTCAGGCATTGAGAGTCAATCAAGATTACGTTGACTCTAGAGATCCTGGCAATCAAAATACTATTGCTAGCGTAGCTTACGACAATAGAGCTTTTTTAGGAAACAACAGGTTACAAGCTCAGTTTTCTTATCTAAAAATTAGAGAAAATACGCTTGCGTTTGACGATCGAGGAGCTGAAGATGCTTTCTTTGAAAGAGTAGCTAGATTTATGACTGAAGGAGAAGTATTCAACAGTAATTTACAACTAGAAACATCCTTGTTTCAAAGCGCAAAGTTGCTGGTAGGGGCAGATTATAAGCATGAAGATAATCGTTCTTCATACTTATTTTTTAATTCTGAAGTATATGACGCAAGTGGCGGAAATATTCTCCAAGTTAGCGATGAATTTGCCGAACCTTCTTTTGACCTCAGCCAGCTTGGTTTGTTTGCTCAAATCAAGTGGGATGTGACAGATAATTTTTCGGTTCTGGGCGGTATTCGTCAAGAATTTGCTCAATTAAACGTTGGTGATTACACAACCTTTGAAGGTAATAATATCCAAGGTGGTAATCCGAGTTTTGATGCGACTGTTTTTAACATTGGTGCAAATTTCAAAGCGACTGATAATATTAGTCTGTTTGCCAACTTTTCCCAAGGTTTTTCTATTCCTGGATTTTTTGTGCTGAATAATTTACCTGATGGTAGCTCGGTCGATCGTTCGCTTGAAGACATTCAACCTCAAATTGTTGATAGCTACGAAATTGGCGTACGCGGACAATGGCAAAATTTACAAGCTTATTTAGCAGCTTTTTATTCTTCTTCCGAGTTAGGTTCGTTTTTTCAAGAAGTTGCTGAAGATGTATTTGAAACGATCCGCGCTCCAGAACGCCGCTACGGTATAGAAGCAGCAGTAGATTGGCAAGTAGCAGAGACATGGAAACTTGGTGTTGGTGGAAATTGGACTGAGGGAGAATTTGAAGATGAAAATGGCGAATTTATTGCTGCTGATTCGATTAGTGTAAATCCTTGGAAGCTAACTGCATACGTGGAACATCAGACAACACCAAACTGGCGCAATCGGTTACAAATTCTCTATTCTGGCGATCGCGATCGCGGTTTTGAATCGGGGTTAGACCAAGGTTCGGTAGATGATTATGCGACTCTCGATTTGATTAGCACTTTAAGTTTAGGTGAGGGAACGCTGTCTTTAAGTGTGGAGAATTTGTTAAATGAAGAGTATTCTGCGTTCCCAACTCAATCTCTGACAGCTCCTGATGAAGATATAGCCTTAGAAAGGGGTAGGCGAGTTAGTTTGACTTACTCAATTAGTTGGTAA
- a CDS encoding TonB-dependent siderophore receptor → MGNWKAIAFWVGLAAVMPLWSEPVFAQVKTIEELPPVSFSAKELLAQERENSSLTQVTGVKLNPTERGLQIVLVTPSGQKLQPSISPVENNLAIDIPNAVLALPDRQEFTATNPTAEIAQVTVKPLNASSIRVTITGSKQAPNAEVVPSEQDLVLNVTSQATAQTEEPELEIVVTGEQEGYAVTNSSVGTRTDTPLRDIPQSIQVIPQQVLEDQGANDLDDALRNVSGVSTSQYELPNIRGFYSGRSILSDGIRRLNSARYDVNLGNVEQIEVLKGPSSVLYGSGEPGGTINLTTKQPQSNPNYEIEGTIGKFNYYQGNLDLTGPLNDNKTILYRLNIAYEDAGSFIDFVDSQEFAIFPVLSFQLGEKTKLTLEGSYEDRSIPDIEGLPTVGTIFPNPLGEVFDSRFLGEPDNNVEYTAVNVGYLLDHKFSENWSLRNRFRAFFFDLEQRGIGPLELAEDNRTVIRSARDNKEYTQTYTLQTDVLGKFQTGIIQHDLLLGLELQRNIEDSSLKFPPDVPSIDLFEPEYLSSSNFDDYFDRFEPDTDELITSDTIGVYAQDLLSIGDRVKILLGGRFDGFSNKSEDNLADTSETFEDSAFSPRVGLVYQPIESVSLYGSWTSSFVPEFDTDREGNPFVPVTGDQFEVGVKAESLDGKFRATLAAYQITRQNALITDPVDPDFSIQTGESRVRGIEFDLSGELLPGLNVIASYAHTDAKITEDTTGLEGNEFEGIPRHSGSLWAVYEIQQGGLQGLGLGAGVFVVGDRQGDSENTIEVPSYGRTDALLYYRRDNWQVQLNFENLFNVDYFVSASGRANVYPGAPFTVRGKVAVEF, encoded by the coding sequence GTGGGAAACTGGAAAGCGATCGCTTTTTGGGTTGGTTTAGCTGCTGTGATGCCGTTATGGAGCGAACCTGTTTTTGCTCAAGTTAAAACGATTGAAGAATTACCACCTGTTTCTTTTAGTGCTAAAGAGCTTTTGGCTCAAGAGCGAGAAAATAGTTCGCTGACTCAAGTTACAGGAGTAAAACTCAATCCCACCGAACGAGGGTTACAGATCGTTCTCGTCACCCCTTCAGGGCAAAAATTGCAACCATCAATTTCGCCAGTTGAAAATAATTTAGCGATCGACATACCAAATGCAGTCTTGGCTTTACCAGATCGACAAGAATTCACCGCAACTAATCCCACCGCAGAGATTGCACAAGTAACAGTCAAACCTTTGAATGCTAGTAGCATTCGAGTAACCATCACGGGAAGCAAACAAGCACCGAATGCCGAAGTAGTCCCAAGCGAACAAGATTTGGTGTTGAATGTCACTTCCCAAGCAACTGCCCAAACCGAAGAACCAGAACTTGAGATTGTGGTGACAGGGGAGCAAGAAGGCTATGCCGTAACCAATTCCAGCGTGGGGACGCGCACCGATACGCCTTTGCGAGATATTCCCCAGTCGATTCAGGTAATACCCCAGCAGGTACTAGAAGACCAGGGAGCCAACGATTTAGATGATGCTCTGCGTAACGTTAGTGGAGTCTCAACCTCACAATATGAACTCCCAAATATTCGTGGATTTTATAGTGGTAGAAGCATTCTTAGTGACGGCATTAGAAGACTTAATTCTGCCAGATATGATGTGAATCTTGGCAATGTGGAACAAATTGAAGTTCTCAAAGGACCTTCATCGGTGCTTTATGGCAGTGGAGAACCAGGTGGTACAATTAACCTAACTACGAAGCAACCACAGAGTAATCCAAACTATGAAATTGAAGGCACAATTGGCAAATTTAACTATTACCAAGGCAATCTCGATCTAACAGGACCACTCAACGATAACAAAACAATTTTGTATCGTTTAAACATTGCTTACGAAGATGCTGGTTCTTTTATTGATTTTGTTGATAGCCAAGAATTTGCTATTTTTCCAGTTCTGAGTTTTCAATTGGGAGAAAAAACTAAGCTAACGTTAGAAGGCAGTTATGAAGATCGATCTATTCCAGATATAGAAGGATTACCTACCGTTGGCACTATTTTTCCTAATCCTTTAGGAGAAGTTTTTGACTCTCGGTTTTTAGGAGAGCCAGATAATAATGTTGAGTACACGGCTGTTAATGTTGGTTATTTGCTCGACCACAAATTTAGCGAGAATTGGTCGCTGCGTAATCGGTTCAGAGCATTTTTCTTCGATCTCGAACAGCGTGGAATTGGTCCACTGGAGCTGGCAGAGGATAATCGTACAGTAATTCGTAGTGCTAGAGACAATAAGGAATATACCCAAACTTATACCTTACAAACAGATGTGCTGGGTAAATTTCAAACTGGCATTATTCAACACGACCTACTTCTTGGTTTAGAACTTCAGCGCAATATTGAAGACTCCTCGCTGAAATTTCCACCCGATGTCCCCTCGATCGATCTATTTGAGCCAGAATACTTGAGTTCATCTAATTTTGACGATTACTTCGATCGCTTTGAACCAGATACTGACGAGTTGATTACTAGCGACACTATTGGGGTTTATGCTCAAGATTTACTTTCCATCGGCGATCGAGTCAAAATTCTACTAGGAGGACGCTTTGACGGTTTTTCCAACAAATCTGAGGATAATTTGGCAGACACCTCAGAAACGTTTGAAGATAGTGCCTTTAGCCCCCGTGTAGGTCTTGTCTATCAGCCGATCGAGTCTGTTTCTCTCTACGGCAGTTGGACTAGCTCGTTCGTGCCAGAATTTGACACAGATAGAGAAGGAAATCCATTTGTGCCAGTCACTGGCGACCAATTTGAAGTAGGAGTGAAAGCAGAATCTCTTGATGGTAAATTCAGGGCAACCCTAGCAGCATATCAAATTACTCGGCAAAACGCCTTGATTACCGATCCAGTCGATCCTGACTTCAGCATCCAAACAGGGGAATCTAGAGTTCGAGGCATTGAATTCGATCTAAGTGGCGAACTTCTACCAGGGTTGAATGTAATCGCTAGCTATGCTCACACCGATGCCAAAATTACCGAAGATACTACGGGGCTTGAAGGGAATGAATTCGAGGGCATTCCACGGCATAGTGGTAGTCTGTGGGCTGTGTATGAAATCCAACAAGGCGGGCTACAAGGGCTGGGTTTAGGGGCTGGAGTTTTTGTTGTTGGAGACAGGCAGGGAGATTCAGAGAATACCATTGAAGTGCCGTCCTATGGTCGAACCGACGCTTTACTTTACTATCGACGGGATAACTGGCAGGTGCAGTTGAATTTTGAGAACTTGTTTAATGTGGATTACTTTGTAAGTGCTTCTGGCAGGGCTAATGTCTATCCTGGTGCGCCGTTCACAGTTCGGGGTAAGGTGGCGGTGGAGTTTTAA
- a CDS encoding PepSY-associated TM helix domain-containing protein yields MKTKRIRDVVFTAHRYIGLAIGILAAAIGMTGSLLILDEWQTSLFTGQVAIAPDQERLAIATLVTKAQAMFPQLTLESLTIPKELTQPVTAWWWAAGDKWTTARINPYTGAIIGSPQDNDYNDFLYSIHINLLGGEWGAYVAGIVGLLATILCVTGIVLWSGWRKLATGFKIKWNATTKRLNYDLHKVVGIIVAIFLAMAMLTGFIWNFATWMNPVIYALTFSPQPPKEVELVSKAAGKAPIQLTEALLQKASAVLPPGEISSIYFPTKPEGVIRIAKELPNQVVMSASIDRFSGEIVKVDVPTEKSLADRIFDSFVPIHFGTFAGLPSRILYLFVGLSPTILLVTGFIMWRLRKRDKSKRTIVPAERALDNSPP; encoded by the coding sequence ATGAAAACAAAACGAATTCGAGATGTTGTATTTACCGCCCACCGTTACATTGGATTAGCAATTGGTATTCTAGCAGCGGCGATCGGCATGACTGGTAGTTTGTTGATTTTGGATGAGTGGCAAACTTCTTTATTTACAGGGCAAGTGGCGATCGCCCCAGATCAAGAACGTCTGGCGATCGCCACCCTCGTGACTAAAGCGCAAGCTATGTTTCCCCAACTGACTCTCGAAAGCCTGACAATACCCAAAGAACTCACTCAACCCGTCACGGCATGGTGGTGGGCAGCAGGAGATAAATGGACGACTGCCCGCATTAATCCCTATACCGGAGCAATTATCGGCAGTCCGCAGGACAATGATTATAACGATTTCTTGTACAGTATCCACATCAACCTGCTAGGTGGTGAGTGGGGTGCTTATGTGGCTGGCATTGTTGGGTTACTGGCGACAATTCTTTGCGTGACAGGAATTGTGCTTTGGTCTGGTTGGCGCAAATTGGCAACTGGATTCAAAATTAAGTGGAATGCCACCACTAAAAGGTTAAATTACGATTTACACAAAGTTGTTGGCATTATCGTTGCAATCTTTCTGGCAATGGCAATGTTGACTGGGTTTATCTGGAACTTTGCTACATGGATGAATCCAGTCATTTATGCACTCACCTTCAGTCCACAGCCACCCAAAGAAGTAGAACTCGTCTCTAAAGCCGCAGGTAAAGCCCCCATACAGCTTACAGAAGCACTACTACAAAAAGCTAGTGCCGTGCTGCCCCCTGGTGAAATTAGCTCAATTTATTTTCCCACCAAACCTGAAGGCGTAATTCGCATAGCAAAAGAGTTACCAAACCAGGTTGTGATGTCTGCTTCTATAGATCGCTTTAGTGGTGAGATCGTGAAGGTAGACGTACCAACGGAAAAATCTTTGGCAGATCGAATATTTGACTCATTCGTACCCATACACTTTGGCACTTTTGCCGGTTTACCCTCTCGTATTCTCTATCTGTTCGTTGGTTTATCTCCTACCATCCTATTAGTTACGGGTTTTATCATGTGGCGCTTGCGAAAACGCGACAAGTCAAAGCGAACTATTGTGCCAGCCGAACGTGCGCTCGATAATTCACCCCCATAG
- a CDS encoding cytochrome P450, translated as MLAQLPNPITSPAWWQLMNWIADPIGFQDKCSQKYGDIFTMHLSGIGSYVVIGNPQAIGEIFNQDAKFDVGRGNAIAEPLVGRNSLMLVDGDRHRRERKLLMPPFHGERLQTYAKQICLITKQIASSWQVGQSFVARTTMQKISLEVILQVVFGLSEGERYQQLKPLLTEWLDMTDSPLKSSMLFLQFLQKDWGAWSPWGQMKQRQHHVRALLQAEIEERRAKDIKGRDVLSLMMAARDENGQAMTDEELKDELLTILFAGHETTATTLAWALYQIHQHPDVRDRLLHELDSLGEFAPMKIAQLPYLSAVCQETLRMYPVIPVIFPRITKSPTKIAGYLFEAQTALMPSIYLVHYREDLYPNAKQFQPERFLERQYSPSEYLPFGGGSRRCLGYALAGLEMKLVLATILSKYQLALVEDKPVQIQRRGFTLAPQGGVSMVVSAKSI; from the coding sequence GTGTTGGCTCAATTACCGAATCCCATTACTAGTCCTGCTTGGTGGCAACTGATGAATTGGATTGCCGACCCAATTGGGTTTCAGGACAAATGCAGTCAAAAATATGGAGATATATTTACCATGCATCTGAGCGGCATCGGCTCTTATGTAGTCATTGGTAATCCGCAAGCAATTGGGGAAATCTTCAACCAAGATGCCAAATTTGATGTCGGTCGTGGCAATGCAATTGCAGAACCTTTAGTCGGGCGCAATTCACTCATGTTAGTCGATGGCGATCGTCATCGACGAGAACGAAAATTGTTAATGCCTCCTTTTCATGGCGAAAGACTACAAACTTACGCCAAACAAATCTGTCTGATTACCAAACAGATTGCTAGCTCCTGGCAAGTCGGTCAATCTTTTGTAGCTCGGACTACCATGCAAAAGATCAGCCTAGAGGTAATTCTACAAGTCGTTTTTGGCTTGAGTGAAGGAGAACGCTATCAACAACTAAAGCCCCTACTCACAGAATGGCTGGACATGACTGATTCTCCCCTCAAATCCAGCATGTTATTTTTACAGTTTTTACAAAAAGATTGGGGTGCATGGAGTCCTTGGGGGCAGATGAAACAGCGACAACATCACGTTCGCGCTTTGCTGCAAGCAGAAATTGAGGAGAGAAGAGCCAAAGATATCAAAGGGCGTGATGTCCTCAGTCTGATGATGGCAGCACGAGATGAAAACGGACAAGCAATGACCGATGAGGAATTAAAAGACGAACTACTGACGATTTTATTTGCTGGGCATGAAACCACAGCAACAACGCTGGCTTGGGCTTTATATCAAATTCATCAACACCCAGATGTCCGCGATCGGTTGCTGCACGAACTAGATAGTTTAGGGGAATTTGCCCCAATGAAAATTGCTCAACTGCCTTACCTAAGTGCAGTTTGTCAAGAAACACTGCGGATGTATCCGGTGATTCCCGTCATTTTTCCCCGCATTACTAAATCGCCAACGAAAATTGCCGGATATTTATTTGAAGCCCAAACAGCCTTAATGCCAAGTATTTATTTAGTGCATTATCGGGAAGACTTGTATCCCAACGCTAAACAATTTCAGCCAGAGCGGTTTCTAGAGCGCCAGTATTCTCCTTCGGAATATCTTCCTTTTGGTGGTGGCAGTCGGCGATGTTTGGGATATGCTTTAGCTGGGTTAGAAATGAAATTGGTCTTGGCGACGATTTTATCCAAGTATCAACTTGCCTTAGTAGAAGATAAACCCGTGCAAATACAACGTCGTGGGTTTACGCTTGCTCCTCAAGGTGGGGTAAGTATGGTAGTGAGTGCAAAATCTATTTAG